In Leptospira sp. WS58.C1, a single genomic region encodes these proteins:
- a CDS encoding DUF2834 domain-containing protein, translated as MNLSTFRILLILLGSLFTAGFLYLVLPPLSQNFDIIGAFLGGFVNPFSSAYALDIIFTWLVLAVWIVYEAKTKGIKNGWIALLLGVVPGVAVGAAYYIYLRAKQDRN; from the coding sequence ATGAATCTTTCCACATTTAGAATTCTGCTGATCCTATTAGGCTCCCTATTTACCGCGGGCTTTTTGTATTTAGTGCTTCCACCTTTATCGCAAAACTTCGATATTATCGGCGCGTTTTTAGGAGGATTTGTGAATCCTTTCTCCAGCGCTTATGCACTGGATATCATTTTTACCTGGCTAGTATTAGCGGTCTGGATCGTATACGAAGCAAAAACAAAAGGGATCAAAAATGGATGGATCGCACTTTTACTAGGTGTGGTTCCCGGTGTGGCAGTGGGAGCGGCTTACTATATTTATCTCCGAGCAAAACAAGATCGAAATTGA
- a CDS encoding ABC transporter ATP-binding protein, whose translation MKSNSPIVSIQNLSKSYSNGFQALKNINLDIEKGEIIALLGPNGAGKTTLISVICGIVTPSSGSVSVGGYDIIKNYRQTRSMIGLVPQELTVHAFESVLTTVNFSRGLFGKSPNKEYIEELLTSLSLLEKRDQMIMTLSGGMKRRVLIAKALSHEPTVLFLDEPTAGVDVELRKDMWNVVRALRDKGVTIILTTHYIEEAEEIADRVGIMNKGELVLVEKKTELMHKLGKKQILLDLVSPLQSLPNNFNGYELELKNDGKQLLYTYDGQEKQTGIASFLEQLKKSGIEFRDLNTTQSSLEEIFVQLVKESK comes from the coding sequence ATGAAGTCCAACTCCCCCATTGTTTCGATACAAAATCTCTCCAAATCCTATTCGAATGGATTCCAAGCCTTAAAAAACATAAACTTGGATATTGAAAAAGGAGAGATCATCGCCCTTTTAGGTCCCAACGGTGCCGGAAAAACCACTTTGATTTCCGTAATTTGCGGGATCGTTACTCCTAGTTCCGGTTCTGTTTCCGTAGGCGGTTACGATATTATCAAAAATTATAGGCAAACAAGATCCATGATCGGTCTTGTTCCCCAAGAACTCACCGTCCATGCATTTGAATCCGTTTTGACTACCGTAAATTTCAGCAGGGGACTATTTGGAAAATCGCCTAACAAAGAATATATCGAAGAACTCCTAACGTCTCTTTCTCTTTTGGAAAAGAGGGACCAGATGATTATGACCTTATCCGGAGGAATGAAGAGAAGGGTGCTTATCGCAAAGGCATTATCACATGAACCGACAGTCTTATTTTTAGATGAACCCACCGCAGGAGTGGATGTAGAACTCAGAAAGGACATGTGGAATGTAGTAAGAGCCTTAAGAGACAAAGGTGTCACTATAATTCTCACGACACACTATATCGAAGAGGCGGAAGAGATCGCTGACAGGGTCGGGATCATGAATAAGGGAGAGTTAGTCCTGGTAGAAAAGAAAACAGAACTCATGCATAAACTCGGGAAAAAACAGATCTTATTGGATCTTGTTTCTCCTCTCCAAAGTTTACCGAACAACTTTAACGGTTACGAACTGGAATTAAAGAACGACGGAAAACAATTATTGTATACCTACGACGGCCAGGAAAAACAAACCGGGATCGCAAGTTTCTTGGAACAATTGAAAAAATCCGGAATTGAATTCAGGGATTTGAATACCACCCAAAGCAGTTTGGAAGAAATTTTCGTACAATTAGTGAAGGAATCCAAATGA
- a CDS encoding ABC transporter permease, giving the protein MNLNAIKAIYFFEMARTRRTLMQSIASPVLSTSLYFIVFGSAIGSRIQEVNGVPYGSFIVPGLIMLSLLTESISNASFGIYFPKFTGTIYEILSAPVSSMEAVIGFVGAAATKSLILGSIMLATASLFVEIKIAHPFLMVFFLILTCVSFSLFGFIIGIWADNFEKLQVIPMLVITPLVFLGGSFYSANMLPPFWQTVTLFNPILYLVSGFRWSFYEIGDVSLEISLTMILFFLISCLCVIAWMFKTGYHIKK; this is encoded by the coding sequence ATGAATTTGAATGCAATCAAAGCCATCTATTTTTTCGAAATGGCAAGGACAAGAAGGACGTTGATGCAAAGTATTGCGTCACCGGTTCTTTCTACTTCTTTGTATTTTATCGTTTTCGGTTCCGCAATCGGATCAAGGATACAAGAAGTAAACGGAGTACCCTACGGTTCTTTTATTGTTCCGGGACTCATTATGCTTTCATTATTGACGGAAAGTATTTCAAATGCGTCATTCGGTATCTATTTTCCTAAATTTACCGGGACCATTTACGAAATTCTCTCAGCGCCGGTTTCCAGTATGGAAGCTGTCATAGGTTTTGTAGGTGCTGCCGCCACTAAGTCTCTGATATTAGGGTCCATCATGCTTGCGACCGCTTCTTTATTTGTGGAAATCAAGATCGCTCATCCGTTTCTGATGGTGTTCTTCCTGATACTGACTTGCGTTTCATTCAGTTTATTCGGTTTTATCATAGGGATATGGGCGGATAATTTCGAAAAACTACAAGTGATCCCGATGCTTGTCATCACACCTTTGGTATTTTTGGGAGGAAGTTTCTATTCCGCAAATATGCTTCCTCCTTTTTGGCAAACGGTTACTCTATTCAATCCTATCCTATATTTAGTCAGCGGATTCAGATGGAGCTTTTACGAAATCGGCGATGTTAGCCTGGAAATCAGCTTAACAATGATATTATTCTTCCTGATTTCTTGTCTTTGCGTTATCGCTTGGATGTTCAAAACCGGATATCATATTAAGAAATAA
- a CDS encoding SpoIIE family protein phosphatase, whose protein sequence is MDQFYFNFYFFGSLLACLFSIYVTFFFLSIKDRSKAAFHLGLSTLAMTLFHFAYIIAFISFDQWTIIHRWLAIPSPMMGFTQCFIFFFYFPNPRNVKFGLTVYSILYAGLAIVTATFIAVTLQSDHRFNIGSNYWDFESHKFYKIFSIIILIYNFSFLASATWRAVVEKGKERRWIIYIAIAYSTITIIPGILNVMSRDGSISRKVFQHTTDIALVVGLFLVLIIYANATKERTTILSKIVAVTMATFLLAFQLVGYAILNGYDTAFDSLKGQASELAAVQGKKPEGFAYLLSFDPESKEFIMEKGEKDSRFDSEDRLEIKFFNLTRKLTDLGTLSAKDRWERSKVILSDSPKEFYAYSEGIKDFYGSKGDAKVSDAELVDFFRFLNRKLNIVKNKFSNLPSKTDQAAVSKLLNSEEIGLKSVLEQVRKKVEKDISSGKSELEVRTSFILPLTSLREVGERMYRGAKFNKANEKTPEFYLAYLVIHPQNGKIYEVGFTYKSFREYLHSPSLILVICLLAMVVTISFGFRFFFQNAIVKPMEEVVVGLTEVNSGNLEYRLVPRVEDEIGFIARSFNRMARSIQAARKRLEQYANELEEKVKDRTKELEQTLNEVQELKQQQDADYFLTSLLIKPLGSNKANQENVKVEFLLKQKKRFTFRKHEDEIGGDLNISNHIDLQGRSYTVFLNGDAMGKSMQGAGGALVLGSVFESIIERTRVVDTIKKQSPERWLKNAFIELHKVFESFDGSMLVSSVMGLVDDELGILYYINAEHPWTVLYRDGIASFIENEFMFRKLGTTGIEGTIFIKTFQLEPGDSIFVGSDGRDDIIVGTDSDGDRIINDDEKLFLDSVEKGRGDLQEIYNVIINNGKLSDDLSLIRLSFIGNGKQQIPQDEKRQRIKELLRNAKETFLNKDTQEALSYLEEAESLDSRVPEVKKNFIKLFLKLKDYQKAARYAEDYFKMNPIDSEILYVASFAARKAGQIRKALDFSERLRLREPSHIKNLTNLAEIYIAVKNFDRAESILKDALRLDPRNESILKVEALLKKYSGRLENGSGQPKESK, encoded by the coding sequence ATGGATCAATTCTATTTCAATTTTTACTTTTTCGGTTCATTATTAGCCTGTCTTTTTTCCATTTACGTTACCTTCTTCTTCTTAAGTATCAAGGACAGAAGTAAGGCCGCGTTCCATTTGGGTCTTTCCACTTTGGCGATGACCCTTTTTCATTTCGCTTATATTATCGCGTTCATTTCTTTCGATCAATGGACCATCATACATCGTTGGCTGGCAATTCCTTCTCCTATGATGGGATTTACGCAATGTTTCATATTCTTCTTTTATTTTCCGAATCCTCGTAACGTTAAGTTCGGTTTAACCGTTTATTCTATTTTATATGCAGGGCTTGCGATCGTAACTGCTACATTTATCGCAGTGACATTACAATCGGATCATCGTTTTAATATAGGAAGTAATTATTGGGATTTCGAATCCCATAAGTTCTATAAAATTTTTTCCATTATAATTTTGATATATAACTTTTCCTTTTTAGCTTCCGCCACTTGGAGGGCAGTCGTGGAAAAAGGAAAAGAAAGAAGATGGATCATTTATATTGCGATCGCGTATTCTACGATCACCATCATTCCGGGTATCCTGAATGTGATGAGCAGGGATGGGTCCATTTCTAGGAAAGTTTTCCAGCATACTACGGACATCGCGCTCGTAGTCGGTCTCTTTTTGGTCCTGATCATTTATGCAAATGCCACCAAAGAAAGGACCACCATCTTAAGTAAGATCGTAGCCGTGACTATGGCTACTTTTCTTTTGGCGTTTCAGTTGGTTGGTTATGCGATATTAAACGGTTACGATACGGCTTTTGATTCCTTGAAAGGACAAGCTTCCGAACTTGCAGCCGTCCAAGGAAAAAAGCCGGAAGGATTTGCCTATCTTCTCTCCTTCGATCCCGAATCCAAAGAATTCATCATGGAAAAGGGGGAGAAGGACTCTCGATTCGATTCGGAAGATCGATTGGAGATCAAGTTTTTCAATCTGACTCGGAAACTTACCGATCTAGGGACATTGAGTGCAAAGGATAGATGGGAGAGATCCAAGGTAATCCTTTCCGATTCTCCGAAGGAATTTTACGCCTATTCCGAAGGGATAAAGGATTTTTACGGATCAAAGGGAGATGCAAAAGTATCAGATGCGGAGCTGGTCGATTTTTTTAGGTTTCTGAATCGAAAATTGAATATTGTTAAAAATAAATTTTCCAATCTTCCTTCTAAAACGGATCAGGCCGCCGTATCCAAACTTCTAAATTCGGAAGAGATCGGTTTAAAGTCGGTCCTAGAGCAGGTCCGTAAAAAAGTGGAGAAGGATATTTCTTCCGGAAAATCCGAGTTGGAGGTCAGAACTTCGTTTATTCTTCCGTTAACTTCTTTAAGAGAAGTAGGTGAAAGAATGTATAGAGGAGCCAAATTTAATAAGGCCAACGAAAAAACTCCTGAATTCTATTTGGCCTATTTGGTAATCCACCCTCAAAACGGGAAAATTTACGAAGTCGGATTCACTTATAAATCCTTCCGAGAATATCTACATTCACCTTCCTTAATATTAGTGATCTGTCTTTTGGCCATGGTTGTCACTATCAGTTTCGGATTCAGATTTTTCTTTCAAAACGCGATCGTAAAGCCGATGGAAGAGGTTGTGGTAGGATTGACCGAGGTGAATTCGGGAAATTTGGAATATAGATTGGTTCCGAGAGTGGAGGATGAGATCGGATTTATCGCTCGTTCTTTCAACAGAATGGCAAGGTCCATTCAGGCCGCTAGAAAAAGATTGGAACAATATGCTAACGAATTGGAGGAAAAAGTAAAGGATAGAACCAAAGAATTGGAACAGACCTTAAACGAGGTGCAGGAATTAAAACAACAACAGGATGCGGATTATTTCTTAACTTCTCTTCTGATCAAACCGTTAGGTTCGAATAAGGCAAATCAGGAAAACGTAAAGGTGGAATTTCTTTTGAAACAAAAGAAAAGGTTCACTTTTAGGAAACATGAGGATGAGATCGGCGGGGACCTGAATATTTCCAATCATATAGATTTGCAAGGGAGATCTTACACCGTTTTTCTGAACGGGGATGCGATGGGTAAATCCATGCAAGGTGCAGGCGGTGCTTTGGTTCTGGGATCCGTTTTTGAATCGATCATAGAACGAACTAGAGTAGTGGACACGATCAAAAAACAATCTCCGGAACGATGGTTAAAAAACGCATTTATAGAATTGCACAAAGTATTCGAGAGTTTTGACGGTTCAATGCTTGTTTCTTCCGTGATGGGATTAGTAGATGATGAACTTGGAATATTGTATTACATTAATGCGGAACACCCTTGGACAGTGTTGTATAGGGACGGGATCGCAAGTTTTATTGAGAACGAGTTCATGTTCCGCAAATTGGGGACTACGGGCATAGAAGGCACTATTTTTATCAAAACTTTCCAATTGGAACCCGGAGATTCTATCTTTGTTGGGTCCGACGGTCGGGACGATATTATCGTAGGTACTGATTCGGATGGGGACAGGATCATAAACGATGACGAAAAGTTATTCTTAGACTCCGTTGAAAAAGGAAGAGGGGATCTTCAGGAAATATATAATGTTATTATAAATAATGGGAAATTGAGCGACGACCTATCCCTCATCCGATTGTCATTTATAGGGAACGGAAAACAACAGATCCCTCAGGATGAAAAGAGGCAGAGGATCAAGGAGCTGCTTAGGAATGCAAAGGAAACCTTCTTGAATAAGGATACTCAAGAAGCGCTTAGTTATTTGGAAGAGGCGGAATCTTTGGATAGCAGGGTTCCCGAGGTGAAAAAGAATTTTATTAAATTATTCCTGAAACTGAAGGATTACCAGAAAGCTGCCAGATACGCCGAGGATTATTTTAAGATGAATCCGATCGACAGCGAGATCCTATACGTGGCTTCTTTTGCGGCAAGGAAGGCCGGTCAGATCAGAAAGGCCTTGGATTTTAGCGAACGTCTACGTTTAAGGGAGCCTTCCCATATTAAAAATCTGACAAATCTTGCCGAGATCTACATAGCTGTCAAAAATTTCGACAGAGCGGAATCTATCTTGAAAGACGCATTACGTTTGGATCCGCGCAACGAATCCATTTTAAAGGTGGAAGCACTTCTTAAAAAGTATTCCGGCCGATTGGAGAACGGGAGTGGACAGCCGAAGGAATCTAAATAA
- a CDS encoding AraC family transcriptional regulator, which translates to MDILSEILTNAGWKADLLARTSLYKPWGFRFPCERSGGFHILSQGSCYVRIQQKLIPLEKGDILFVAKGLDHELVYSPKDKVVDISKFRDMSEKQKKSEKLPLTTFVSVRYEVPGSAQHPFFLELPDYILVKSSDVLAHHPLNTTQVLVSQELDSGIGSDLILQRLTDILLYYVIRHWLETHPTTSPGWRNVFKDEKILRALEALHGKVSYPWTLEKLSRAVGVSRASVANRFKEVLGCTPMDYLAKLRIEKGKTLMEKENFTLEEIARTVGYSSAFAFSKAYKRIHGLSPRNSEQERLGA; encoded by the coding sequence ATGGATATTCTCTCCGAAATATTGACCAATGCCGGTTGGAAGGCTGATTTACTCGCCAGGACTTCTCTTTATAAACCCTGGGGATTTCGTTTTCCATGCGAGAGGAGTGGTGGATTCCACATTCTTTCCCAAGGTTCCTGTTATGTTAGGATCCAACAAAAACTCATCCCTCTAGAAAAGGGGGATATTCTGTTCGTTGCGAAAGGTTTAGATCATGAGTTAGTGTATTCCCCAAAGGATAAGGTTGTGGATATTTCTAAATTTCGAGATATGTCCGAAAAACAAAAGAAGTCCGAAAAACTTCCCTTAACTACGTTCGTTTCCGTTAGGTACGAGGTCCCGGGATCGGCACAGCATCCGTTCTTCTTGGAACTTCCGGATTATATTTTAGTAAAGTCTTCCGATGTTCTGGCGCATCATCCATTAAACACCACTCAAGTATTGGTTTCCCAAGAATTGGATTCGGGTATCGGTTCCGATCTAATACTACAGAGGTTAACCGACATTCTTCTTTATTACGTAATCCGACATTGGCTCGAAACACATCCTACTACTTCTCCCGGTTGGAGAAACGTTTTTAAGGACGAAAAGATCTTAAGAGCATTGGAGGCATTACACGGAAAGGTTTCTTATCCTTGGACCTTGGAAAAATTATCCAGAGCGGTGGGAGTTTCTCGGGCTTCCGTTGCAAATCGATTTAAGGAAGTTTTGGGATGTACTCCCATGGATTATTTGGCAAAATTAAGAATAGAGAAGGGGAAAACTCTGATGGAGAAGGAAAATTTTACTCTGGAAGAGATTGCGAGGACTGTCGGTTATTCATCCGCATTTGCTTTTTCGAAAGCTTACAAAAGGATCCACGGTCTTTCTCCTCGAAATTCCGAGCAGGAGAGATTGGGGGCATAG
- a CDS encoding NmrA family NAD(P)-binding protein: protein MKIFVYGGAGQISGSVISKLLDLGHEVYAGTRKPEAGKEAPGLHWVFADATQPTKGIEILEKVERAFFLSPPGYTDQYAVLNPWFEKAKELSLKKVVLMSAMGVDFAPPEAPFRKLEISLENSGVPYTILRPNWFMQNFQTYWLPGILKDKKISFPAGNAKTSFIHTEDISSSVVSALLNDQFNGKGITLTGKEALTHEEVAEKISKHTGIKVSYSDISPETFKTNLLQAGVPEDYASFMVFIAGALKEGHSSPILNTVREITGKDPISFDEYANQNKKVWLN, encoded by the coding sequence ATGAAAATTTTCGTTTATGGCGGAGCAGGACAGATCTCCGGTTCCGTAATTTCTAAACTACTGGACTTAGGACATGAAGTGTATGCGGGTACAAGAAAACCAGAAGCAGGCAAAGAAGCTCCCGGACTACATTGGGTATTTGCGGATGCAACCCAACCTACAAAAGGGATAGAGATATTGGAAAAAGTGGAGAGAGCCTTCTTCCTTTCTCCCCCAGGATATACGGACCAATATGCGGTATTAAACCCTTGGTTCGAAAAAGCAAAGGAGCTTTCTCTAAAAAAGGTTGTCTTGATGAGCGCCATGGGAGTGGACTTCGCTCCACCTGAAGCTCCATTCAGAAAATTGGAAATAAGTTTGGAAAACTCGGGAGTTCCTTACACGATCTTAAGGCCGAATTGGTTCATGCAGAATTTCCAAACATACTGGCTCCCCGGGATCTTAAAGGATAAGAAGATATCTTTCCCGGCGGGAAATGCCAAGACCAGCTTTATCCATACGGAGGATATATCTTCTTCCGTGGTTTCCGCGCTTTTGAACGACCAATTTAACGGAAAAGGGATCACATTGACCGGAAAAGAAGCGCTCACGCACGAAGAAGTTGCCGAAAAAATTTCCAAACATACCGGTATAAAGGTCAGTTACTCTGATATTAGTCCGGAAACATTCAAGACAAACCTTTTACAAGCGGGTGTTCCAGAGGACTATGCAAGTTTTATGGTATTCATCGCAGGTGCTTTAAAAGAAGGCCATTCTTCTCCCATACTAAATACCGTTCGGGAGATTACAGGAAAGGATCCTATCTCTTTTGATGAGTATGCAAATCAAAACAAAAAGGTTTGGTTGAATTAA
- a CDS encoding SpoIIE family protein phosphatase yields MEASILFSHHASGVFSLFLLTFVLSGFLVFKKNRTLPTYYLIIMYMGYGIMFLGYFLSYSIFHPVAAYHRYLTVFVIFGIVGFIGFCYNFPRNIHPKESKVVIPLSLVIALAAWIHFILKTAGKEKIYLFSAHHYSFDFGKEASLAILLCFIISTVILIRKTIHFSHYSGIFHKWNTSADLLALPARILVKSFIFLPLYFMKLALPARKEGIALRAFLLTVTLNLLNAYNNILNKSGVLSYDTYAIAYFILSVITIFSIQSAYLNHSPEPTSFMGKILSSAVVTVVLALGAISYITLFSTDKSIEKEDLVEMNAVKTEIRNGHTNFPPNVRYVLSRPIGPGIFDHKYEILFSKDGLNQTILKEGEKYYKTQQLKEGVEKNKKIHKGKTESELETITLKEMKETDLPLSSRLFRVAGDFYIHYDFVIGQTRYEVGFAYVEFRQVIHDVARWLILIIFGTTIFILIAFPILLRVSLIHPLNNLLSGVEKVNHGDLNVNVPIKAMDEIGFLSLSFNSMVDSIRGAREQLQEHADHLEEKVEERTKEVQEKMEEVQRLKIQQDGDYFLTSLLAKPLFYNANKSSKVNTNFIIRQKKYFEFRNKQGELGGDICLTGNLRLGTPDNYRKFTMAMNGDAMGKSMQGAGGSLVMGVVMNSIMARSAANKRILAKTPEEWLAETYTEVHSVFKSFDGTMVISATVILIDDDTGEMYYWNAEHPFSVLYRDGKASFIENTLELRKLGLDSEFEFKVKKFQLHPGDLIILASDGRDDLLLSEHNNKRVINEDENVFLDVVERSQGDIKTIEKNIRSIGEVIDDLSILRIGFQEVNAPAIEQNEDRNDFADKVVLQSLYKEGKELYRNGEAQKAISILLDAYATDNNNQKLNKLLGLISFKEKDYPLAVKVLSKYLSQDPDTAELWYYLSIAEKRIGNLAQSLEAAMMVNQMQPMNVQNLVHLSDLNRLLGNREEAIGFTKTAEEIDPENKNIRKLKRLLDMES; encoded by the coding sequence ATGGAAGCCTCCATTCTATTTTCTCATCATGCAAGCGGAGTTTTCTCCTTATTCCTTTTAACATTCGTTCTCAGCGGATTTTTGGTGTTCAAGAAGAACAGGACCCTGCCTACATATTATTTAATTATAATGTACATGGGATATGGGATCATGTTTTTGGGATACTTTCTTTCCTATTCCATATTTCATCCAGTAGCTGCATATCATAGATACTTAACCGTTTTTGTGATCTTCGGGATCGTCGGATTTATCGGTTTCTGTTATAATTTTCCAAGAAACATTCATCCGAAAGAATCCAAGGTGGTCATTCCGTTATCCTTAGTGATCGCCTTAGCAGCCTGGATACACTTTATCCTAAAAACCGCGGGGAAAGAGAAAATTTATCTTTTTTCTGCACACCATTATAGCTTCGATTTCGGAAAGGAAGCTAGCCTTGCCATCCTCCTTTGTTTTATCATCAGTACCGTTATTTTGATTAGAAAAACGATCCATTTCTCCCATTATTCCGGAATATTCCATAAATGGAATACTTCGGCGGATTTATTGGCTCTTCCCGCCCGCATTCTTGTAAAATCGTTTATTTTTCTGCCGCTGTATTTCATGAAACTCGCACTCCCGGCAAGAAAAGAAGGGATCGCCCTAAGGGCATTTTTACTTACCGTCACCCTGAACCTATTGAATGCTTACAATAACATACTAAATAAGTCCGGAGTTTTATCCTATGATACTTATGCGATAGCATACTTTATCCTATCGGTAATTACGATATTTTCCATTCAAAGTGCGTATCTGAACCATTCTCCGGAACCGACAAGCTTCATGGGCAAGATACTTTCCAGCGCCGTGGTTACGGTTGTGTTAGCCTTAGGAGCGATCAGCTACATTACGTTATTCTCAACAGACAAATCCATCGAAAAAGAGGATTTAGTGGAGATGAACGCGGTCAAAACGGAAATCCGAAACGGTCACACGAACTTTCCTCCCAATGTAAGATACGTTCTATCGCGTCCGATCGGGCCGGGGATTTTCGATCATAAATATGAGATCCTTTTTTCGAAAGACGGTTTAAACCAGACTATTCTAAAAGAAGGAGAAAAATATTATAAAACCCAACAACTCAAAGAAGGAGTAGAAAAGAATAAAAAGATCCATAAAGGAAAAACGGAATCCGAATTAGAGACAATCACCCTTAAAGAAATGAAAGAAACGGATCTCCCTTTAAGCTCCAGGCTTTTCAGGGTCGCTGGAGATTTTTATATCCATTATGATTTTGTAATCGGACAGACCAGATACGAGGTAGGGTTCGCCTATGTAGAATTCAGACAAGTGATCCACGATGTCGCTCGTTGGTTGATACTGATCATTTTCGGAACGACTATCTTTATATTGATAGCATTCCCTATCCTACTCAGAGTCAGCTTAATACATCCTCTCAATAATTTATTATCCGGTGTTGAGAAGGTCAACCATGGAGATCTGAACGTAAATGTTCCGATTAAAGCTATGGATGAGATCGGTTTTTTATCTCTGTCATTCAATTCGATGGTGGACTCTATCCGAGGCGCTCGGGAGCAACTGCAGGAACATGCGGACCATCTGGAAGAAAAAGTAGAAGAACGTACGAAAGAAGTTCAGGAAAAAATGGAAGAGGTCCAAAGACTCAAGATCCAGCAAGATGGGGACTACTTCTTAACTTCTCTACTTGCAAAACCGCTCTTTTATAACGCAAACAAGTCTTCCAAAGTTAACACGAACTTCATCATCAGACAAAAGAAATATTTCGAATTCCGCAACAAACAAGGAGAACTCGGTGGAGATATCTGCTTAACCGGAAATCTCAGATTGGGAACCCCTGATAATTATAGAAAATTTACTATGGCAATGAACGGAGACGCCATGGGAAAATCGATGCAAGGAGCGGGAGGTTCTTTGGTCATGGGGGTCGTGATGAATTCCATCATGGCAAGATCCGCCGCTAACAAGCGAATATTAGCTAAAACTCCGGAAGAATGGTTGGCCGAAACTTATACGGAAGTCCACTCGGTATTCAAAAGTTTCGACGGGACAATGGTAATCTCCGCGACCGTGATATTGATCGACGATGATACCGGAGAAATGTATTATTGGAATGCAGAACACCCGTTCTCGGTATTATATAGGGACGGGAAGGCATCCTTTATAGAAAATACATTAGAACTTCGTAAATTAGGATTGGACTCGGAGTTCGAATTTAAGGTGAAAAAATTCCAACTGCATCCCGGAGACCTAATCATACTCGCGTCGGACGGTAGAGACGATCTTTTACTTTCCGAACATAATAACAAGAGGGTCATAAACGAAGACGAGAATGTATTCTTAGATGTTGTGGAAAGATCTCAAGGAGATATAAAAACGATCGAGAAGAATATCAGAAGTATCGGGGAAGTCATAGACGATCTCTCCATCCTTAGGATCGGCTTCCAAGAAGTGAACGCTCCTGCGATAGAACAGAATGAAGATCGAAACGATTTTGCTGATAAAGTAGTTCTACAAAGCCTTTATAAAGAAGGAAAAGAATTATACCGTAACGGAGAGGCACAAAAGGCGATCTCCATTCTACTAGACGCATACGCAACGGATAATAATAATCAAAAATTGAATAAACTACTAGGTCTGATCAGCTTTAAAGAAAAAGACTATCCTTTAGCAGTCAAAGTTTTAAGTAAATATTTGAGTCAAGACCCTGATACGGCTGAACTTTGGTACTATCTTTCCATCGCGGAAAAACGGATCGGGAACTTAGCTCAATCTTTGGAAGCGGCTATGATGGTAAACCAAATGCAGCCTATGAACGTACAAAATCTAGTCCACTTATCCGATCTAAATAGACTATTAGGAAACAGAGAAGAAGCAATCGGTTTCACAAAAACAGCGGAAGAGATAGATCCGGAAAATAAGAATATTCGTAAGTTGAAAAGATTATTAGATATGGAATCTTGA
- a CDS encoding TRL domain-containing protein, whose amino-acid sequence MRIPVFFLVLLLFCSCFPEYRVPYSALIISAKHTSRGESNLFYPSRPDQNSNIIGQARLIKEGRSCSSSVAYLDTYVFIKGGSVRDAAQSAEIKLIGSIEYSHLNIFGIFIKECVIVRGE is encoded by the coding sequence ATGAGGATTCCCGTTTTTTTCTTAGTCCTACTTTTATTTTGCTCCTGTTTTCCGGAATATAGAGTTCCCTATAGCGCTTTAATCATTAGCGCCAAACACACTTCCCGAGGAGAATCTAATTTATTCTATCCTTCTCGCCCGGACCAAAATTCGAATATAATCGGCCAGGCAAGGTTAATTAAAGAAGGTCGTTCATGTTCTTCTTCCGTTGCCTATTTGGACACGTACGTTTTTATAAAAGGTGGAAGCGTTAGGGACGCAGCTCAAAGCGCCGAGATAAAGTTGATCGGTTCCATTGAATATTCGCATTTAAATATATTTGGGATCTTCATAAAAGAGTGCGTTATCGTGCGAGGGGAATAG
- a CDS encoding TRL-like family protein, producing MDPGVFYKNSVGTSFKVLFVLLSFFLGLNCMSLGDSYRPIPGLLYNSVSFDGDFNPQNTVRPLRFGKGCVHHIFRIYSWGDAAAGSIAWRELITKISYIDHSVTDFFIFYGRYCTYVYGE from the coding sequence ATGGATCCTGGAGTTTTTTACAAAAATTCTGTCGGAACATCTTTTAAAGTTTTGTTCGTGTTACTTTCCTTCTTTCTCGGATTAAACTGTATGAGTTTAGGAGATTCTTATCGTCCGATCCCCGGGCTTCTATATAATAGTGTATCTTTCGACGGTGATTTTAATCCTCAGAATACGGTTCGTCCTCTCAGATTCGGGAAAGGATGTGTACATCATATTTTTAGGATCTATTCTTGGGGAGATGCGGCAGCGGGATCCATTGCTTGGAGAGAATTGATCACAAAAATATCATATATAGATCATAGTGTGACGGATTTTTTCATCTTCTACGGACGATATTGTACGTATGTGTATGGAGAATAA